A window of Costertonia aggregata contains these coding sequences:
- a CDS encoding TolC family protein — MRNLIICIFLHLGLLAQGQVQDSLVLKFNEYLGYVKKFHPIAKQAELAISTGQANLMKSRGAFDPKIEVDYERKEFKEFEYWDRLNATFKIPTWYGIELKGNLEQNEGDFISRDESVPEDGLYSAGISMSLGRGSWINERMATLRKAKLFREQTKADRDLLVNQILFDASLAYFDWVQAYKDSQVFSNFLQNAQVRFQGIRQSALAGEIAAIDTVEAKIAVQNRALELEQANVRYRNKSLELSNFLWLNDNIPFEIQPNVVPDVDIASDVDITLEILGKPLDSFTLENHPKLKSLGFKIDGLQVDKRLKTNKLLPKIDVEYNFLTESPELINSLNTDNYKGGVTFQLPLFLRKERGDLRLAKIKLADAQFEFDNAQIEIRNKVLAIYNELDSFENQNVLIDEIVANYNTLLSAEERKFSFGESSLFLINSRESKLIDAVLKQNSVENKFYKAKAKLFNSLAVNPENL; from the coding sequence ATGAGAAATCTCATTATCTGTATTTTTTTACATCTCGGTTTATTGGCGCAAGGTCAGGTACAGGATTCCCTGGTTCTCAAGTTTAACGAGTATTTGGGGTACGTGAAGAAATTTCATCCTATTGCAAAACAGGCTGAACTGGCCATAAGTACCGGTCAGGCCAATTTGATGAAATCCCGTGGCGCATTTGACCCCAAAATCGAGGTTGATTACGAACGCAAGGAGTTTAAGGAATTCGAATATTGGGACCGTTTGAATGCCACTTTTAAAATACCTACTTGGTATGGCATAGAATTAAAAGGTAACCTGGAACAAAACGAGGGGGATTTTATAAGCCGTGACGAAAGTGTGCCAGAGGATGGTCTGTACAGTGCAGGAATCTCTATGTCATTGGGCAGGGGTTCGTGGATCAATGAGCGTATGGCCACCTTAAGGAAAGCAAAACTCTTTAGGGAGCAGACAAAAGCGGACAGGGACCTATTGGTAAACCAGATTTTATTTGATGCTTCATTGGCCTATTTTGACTGGGTACAGGCTTATAAGGATAGTCAGGTATTCTCTAATTTTTTACAGAATGCCCAGGTAAGGTTCCAAGGAATAAGGCAAAGCGCCTTGGCCGGCGAAATTGCGGCGATTGATACCGTCGAGGCAAAAATAGCCGTACAAAACAGGGCATTGGAATTGGAACAGGCCAATGTCAGATACAGAAACAAATCTCTGGAACTTTCAAATTTTTTGTGGTTGAACGACAATATACCGTTTGAAATCCAGCCCAATGTAGTTCCCGATGTTGATATTGCATCCGATGTTGATATTACCCTTGAGATTTTGGGCAAACCGCTAGATAGTTTTACGCTGGAAAACCACCCAAAATTAAAGTCATTGGGTTTTAAAATAGATGGCTTACAGGTAGACAAAAGGCTTAAAACCAATAAATTACTACCCAAAATAGATGTTGAGTATAATTTTTTGACCGAAAGCCCCGAATTGATAAATTCCTTGAACACCGATAATTATAAGGGGGGAGTAACGTTTCAATTACCGCTGTTCCTAAGAAAAGAAAGAGGGGATCTAAGATTGGCCAAGATAAAGCTGGCCGATGCCCAATTTGAATTTGATAATGCGCAAATCGAAATTCGCAACAAGGTTTTGGCGATTTACAATGAGTTGGATTCTTTCGAAAACCAGAACGTTTTGATAGATGAAATAGTCGCCAATTACAATACACTGCTTTCAGCAGAGGAACGAAAGTTCAGTTTTGGGGAAAGCTCATTGTTTTTAATCAATTCAAGGGAGAGTAAACTGATAGATGCGGTTTTAAAGCAAAATTCAGTAGAGAATAAATTTTACAAGGCCAAAGCAAAACTGTTCAATAGTTTGGCCGTAAATCCCGAGAACCTATAG
- a CDS encoding YitT family protein, with translation MNDQGVSNAKSPDYKLWAKDGFFILMGIFSAAFGLESFLFPNRFIDGGATGISLLVAEVTDMPLPLLIVLVNLPFVFLAYKVIGKAFAIKTTIAILGLALVLTTVSFPEVTQDKLLVAVFGGFFLGAGIGLSVRGGSVLDGTEVLAIFLSRKLGTTIGDIIILINVLVFLAAAYLLSIETALYSMLTYLAASKTLDFVIEGIEEYTGVTIISDHSDEIRRMIINTLGRGVTIYPAKGGYGRNGFHNEYDVLFTVITRLEIRKLNIEISKIDAKAFVVMSKINDTRGGMIKKRAI, from the coding sequence ATGAACGACCAAGGAGTTTCCAATGCAAAGAGTCCAGATTACAAATTATGGGCAAAAGATGGATTCTTTATTCTCATGGGTATTTTTTCAGCAGCTTTTGGTCTTGAGAGTTTTCTGTTTCCCAATCGGTTTATCGATGGCGGAGCTACGGGGATTTCCCTTTTGGTCGCCGAAGTAACCGATATGCCATTGCCCTTACTTATCGTATTGGTAAACCTGCCTTTTGTCTTTTTAGCTTATAAGGTCATAGGGAAGGCGTTCGCCATAAAAACTACGATCGCAATCCTAGGATTGGCTTTGGTACTAACTACGGTAAGTTTTCCTGAGGTAACCCAAGACAAGTTGTTGGTAGCCGTTTTTGGTGGGTTTTTTCTAGGTGCCGGTATAGGATTATCGGTAAGGGGCGGCAGTGTATTGGACGGTACCGAGGTGCTTGCGATTTTTTTGAGCAGAAAGTTGGGTACGACTATTGGGGATATCATTATTCTGATCAATGTTCTTGTTTTTCTGGCAGCAGCCTATCTGTTGTCCATTGAAACCGCTCTGTATTCCATGCTTACCTATTTGGCGGCATCAAAGACCTTGGACTTTGTCATCGAAGGTATTGAGGAATATACCGGAGTCACCATAATTTCCGATCATAGTGATGAAATACGTCGTATGATTATCAATACATTAGGCAGGGGTGTGACCATTTATCCCGCAAAAGGAGGATATGGAAGAAATGGTTTTCATAATGAGTATGATGTATTGTTTACGGTAATAACCCGACTTGAAATCAGAAAACTCAATATCGAAATTTCTAAGATAGATGCTAAAGCATTTGTAGTAATGAGTAAAATTAACGATACCCGTGGTGGCATGATAAAAAAGAGAGCCATCTAA
- a CDS encoding thioredoxin family protein, which translates to MKIDVLDKMEKTVEGLIQEGLNKAISYSEYRDLVTKLAIEGKSTGPLQTDALTNYTQLNDKRMKRWDKTFKIDVDSAALIQKVTKKITWLILTESWCGDASPALPVMHKITEINPNIALRIVMRDENPELMNRFLTNGGMSIPKLIQLNSETNKVLGNWGPRSKTATAIVEAHKLEHGKILPEFKQELQLWYNKDKGQSILNDLLLILPLK; encoded by the coding sequence ATGAAAATAGATGTTTTGGATAAGATGGAAAAAACTGTTGAAGGACTTATACAAGAGGGCTTGAACAAGGCTATATCATATAGCGAATATAGAGATTTGGTAACCAAGCTGGCTATTGAAGGGAAATCTACAGGGCCTCTACAGACCGATGCTTTGACCAATTATACACAGCTCAACGATAAACGTATGAAGCGTTGGGACAAGACCTTTAAAATAGATGTCGATAGTGCCGCATTGATTCAAAAAGTAACCAAAAAAATCACATGGTTGATATTGACCGAGAGTTGGTGTGGCGATGCTTCCCCAGCTCTGCCCGTAATGCATAAAATAACGGAGATTAATCCGAATATTGCCCTAAGGATAGTGATGCGCGACGAAAACCCCGAACTGATGAACAGGTTTTTGACCAACGGTGGCATGTCTATCCCAAAATTGATTCAGTTAAATTCGGAAACCAACAAAGTTCTTGGTAATTGGGGGCCTCGTTCCAAAACGGCGACAGCTATCGTTGAAGCACACAAATTGGAGCACGGCAAAATACTTCCTGAATTCAAGCAAGAGCTACAATTGTGGTATAACAAGGATAAAGGTCAGAGTATCTTAAATGACCTTTTGTTAATTCTTCCTTTGAAATAA
- the truB gene encoding tRNA pseudouridine(55) synthase TruB, which translates to MDVRTKEDFLNGQLLLIDKPLGWSSFQAVNKLKWAIRKKFNLKKIKIGHAGTLDPLATGLLLICVGKYTKKIPDFQGQTKEYTGTITLGATTPSYDLETEIDQTFSIEHITKPLVQEATFKFIGEIEQIPPVFSALKKDGKRLYEYAREGKAVEIKTRKIIISAFEITKINLPEVQFRVVCSKGTYIRSLAHDFGKALGSGGHLSVLRRTKIGDYHVNTAVDPNVFAENLLENIEDSL; encoded by the coding sequence ATGGATGTAAGAACAAAGGAAGATTTTCTAAACGGTCAATTGTTATTGATTGATAAACCTTTGGGGTGGTCATCTTTTCAAGCGGTAAACAAGCTCAAATGGGCTATTCGCAAAAAATTCAACTTAAAAAAAATAAAAATCGGCCATGCAGGTACATTAGATCCTTTGGCCACCGGGCTGTTGCTTATATGTGTTGGTAAATACACCAAAAAAATTCCCGACTTTCAAGGGCAGACCAAAGAATATACAGGAACTATAACATTGGGTGCCACTACACCTTCTTACGATCTAGAAACTGAAATAGACCAAACTTTTTCCATAGAACACATCACTAAACCCCTTGTACAAGAAGCCACATTTAAATTTATTGGGGAAATAGAACAAATACCCCCTGTCTTCTCCGCTCTAAAAAAAGATGGGAAACGGTTGTATGAATATGCCCGAGAAGGAAAGGCAGTAGAAATAAAAACCCGAAAAATAATTATTTCAGCGTTTGAAATCACGAAAATAAATCTTCCTGAAGTACAATTCAGAGTGGTATGTAGCAAAGGCACCTATATTCGTTCCTTGGCACATGACTTTGGAAAGGCACTGGGTTCTGGCGGACATTTATCGGTCTTGCGAAGAACCAAAATAGGCGATTATCACGTAAATACTGCGGTTGACCCCAACGTCTTTGCAGAAAATCTACTCGAAAATATAGAGGATTCACTATAA
- a CDS encoding undecaprenyl-diphosphate phosphatase yields MDTLDAIILGIIQGLTEFLPVSSSGHLELGKAILGDSSVPEESLLFTVVLHFATALSTIVVFRKDIWEIIRGLFSFKWNEETQFSLKIIASMLPAVVVGLFFEEQLEAFFGGNIRFVGFMLLITAVLLYFADKAKDTNKKVSFPNAFIVGVAQAIAMLPGISRSGATISTSVLLGVDKTKAARFSFLMVVPLIFGKIAKDVMSGDLTFSGENNIAMGAGFIAAFIAGLAACTWMIQLVKKSKLSYFAIYCLIVGTIAIAYGFLAK; encoded by the coding sequence TTGGATACTTTAGACGCCATTATCCTGGGGATTATCCAAGGATTAACGGAATTTCTACCTGTTTCCTCAAGCGGTCATTTGGAATTGGGAAAGGCCATATTGGGCGATAGCTCCGTACCGGAAGAAAGCCTTTTGTTTACCGTTGTACTGCATTTTGCCACCGCTTTGAGTACCATTGTTGTTTTTAGAAAAGATATTTGGGAAATCATAAGAGGCCTTTTCAGCTTTAAATGGAACGAAGAGACACAATTCTCATTGAAAATTATTGCATCTATGCTCCCAGCGGTCGTGGTTGGCTTATTTTTTGAAGAACAGTTGGAAGCTTTTTTTGGGGGCAATATTCGTTTTGTAGGTTTTATGTTGTTAATTACGGCCGTGCTATTATATTTTGCCGACAAGGCCAAGGACACGAACAAAAAAGTAAGTTTCCCCAATGCATTCATCGTAGGTGTTGCACAAGCCATAGCCATGCTTCCCGGAATTTCCCGTAGCGGTGCCACGATATCTACATCGGTTTTATTGGGAGTGGACAAAACAAAGGCAGCACGTTTTTCCTTTTTAATGGTGGTGCCCCTTATTTTTGGTAAAATCGCAAAAGATGTAATGAGTGGCGACCTAACCTTTTCGGGAGAAAACAATATTGCCATGGGCGCCGGCTTTATTGCAGCCTTTATTGCCGGATTGGCCGCTTGTACCTGGATGATTCAACTGGTCAAAAAAAGTAAGCTATCATACTTCGCTATTTATTGCCTGATTGTTGGGACAATTGCCATTGCATACGGTTTCTTGGCCAAATAG
- a CDS encoding DUF3098 domain-containing protein: protein MSKKQKNTVQQPRQEFIFQKKNYMFMFIGIACIALGFILMSGGGSDDPNVFNEDIYSFRRIRLAPTLVLIGLGIEIYAILLNPHKKKN, encoded by the coding sequence ATGAGCAAAAAACAGAAAAATACGGTACAACAGCCCAGACAAGAGTTTATCTTTCAAAAGAAAAACTATATGTTCATGTTTATAGGAATTGCCTGTATCGCTTTAGGTTTTATATTGATGAGTGGTGGCGGTAGTGACGACCCCAATGTTTTTAACGAAGATATTTATAGCTTTAGGAGAATACGTTTGGCACCCACACTGGTTTTGATCGGTCTTGGGATAGAAATATATGCCATATTGTTGAATCCGCACAAGAAGAAAAATTAA
- a CDS encoding cell division protein FtsX, translating into MSKSFERYQKRKLISSYFSVVLSIGLVLFLLGVLGLLVLNTKKMADHFKEQITVSVFLKDNAKQVEVDQLQKSLAMADYTKSSIYISKEEAAEKHSTEIGENFMDFLGYNPLKNSIDVNLNADFVSPEQIEEIAADLSKKNYVEEVSYDKPLVGLLSDNVKKISFWILVASGIFTFIAVLLINSSIRLSIYSKRFIIKTMQMVGATKTFIRKPFIWTNIKLGMLGAMLALLALSGFLLYLDSTFPELKLFQDVVTLVVVFISVFASGIVISYISTYFATQRFLNLRTDELYY; encoded by the coding sequence ATGAGCAAATCGTTTGAACGTTACCAAAAACGAAAGTTGATATCCTCTTACTTTTCAGTAGTGTTGAGCATTGGCTTGGTCTTATTTCTTTTAGGGGTTTTGGGACTTTTAGTGCTGAACACAAAAAAAATGGCAGATCATTTTAAGGAACAAATCACCGTTTCGGTATTTTTAAAAGACAATGCCAAGCAGGTCGAAGTGGATCAGCTACAGAAAAGCTTGGCCATGGCAGACTATACCAAATCATCGATTTACATATCAAAGGAAGAAGCCGCGGAAAAACATAGCACCGAGATAGGCGAAAACTTTATGGATTTTTTAGGGTACAATCCGCTTAAAAATTCCATCGACGTTAATCTTAACGCCGATTTTGTCTCACCGGAACAAATTGAAGAAATAGCCGCGGACCTCTCCAAAAAAAACTATGTGGAAGAAGTAAGCTATGACAAACCTTTGGTAGGCCTTTTGAGCGACAACGTAAAGAAAATCAGTTTTTGGATACTCGTCGCCAGTGGCATTTTTACGTTCATCGCCGTTTTGTTGATAAACAGCTCCATTCGTTTATCCATCTATTCCAAACGGTTTATCATAAAGACCATGCAAATGGTCGGAGCTACGAAAACCTTTATTCGTAAGCCCTTTATCTGGACGAATATTAAACTGGGGATGCTTGGTGCGATGTTGGCCCTTTTGGCCTTAAGTGGTTTTCTGTTGTATCTTGATTCCACTTTTCCCGAATTGAAGTTGTTTCAAGATGTCGTTACCTTGGTCGTTGTCTTTATATCCGTCTTTGCATCGGGGATTGTCATTTCATACATTAGCACCTATTTTGCGACCCAACGTTTTCTTAACCTCCGAACGGACGAATTGTATTATTAA
- a CDS encoding leucine--tRNA ligase yields MGYNFNAIEEKWQKYWAENQTFKAENDSEKEKFYVLDMFPYPSGAGLHVGHPLGYIASDIYARYKRHKGFNVLHPQGYDSFGLPAEQYAIQTGQHPAITTAENIKTYRRQLDQIGFSFDWSREVRTSDPKYYKWTQWIFIQLFNSWYNMDRDKAEDIKTLVSIFETDGNVNVNAVCDDDIVIFSAADWNAFSNKRKQEILLQYRLTYLAETEVNWCPALGTVLANDEVVNGVSERGGHPVIRKKMTQWSMRITAYAQRLLDGLENIDWPQPLKDSQTNWIGRSQGASVTFKVLPLAPSEGGGTDSSIMGTLLERAKEMRQNPTEAEDVLWQVLRKKDFVHKFRRQHPMYKYIVDFVCLEKNLIIEVDGKIHEHQLDEDAERQLILEQKKGFKVIRFTNEEVLNDIHGVKTKIRETLDSLPSGEGPGGDFSIEVFTTRPDTIFGVSFMTLAPEHELVAKITTPEQKAEVDAYIEATAKRSERDRMADVKTISGAFTGAYAEHPFTKEPIPIWIGDYVLAGYGTGAVMSVPCGDQRDYDFAKHFDIPIPNIFEGVDISKEAFADKGKTVIANSDFLNGLPYKKAVKRAIFELEKLGQGKGKINYRLRDAVFSRQRYWGEPFPVYYVDGMPQMIDEKYLPIELPEVEKYLPTETGEPPLGNATVWAWDTQTSSVVSCELIDHKTIFPLELNTMPGWAGSSQYFNRYMDPHNDNEIFSQGAIDYWQDVDLYIGGSEHATGHLLYARFWQKFMFDRGYVPKDEFAKKLINQGMITGTSAFVLRQQIEMSVTILKNDENGNFHSAETLELKEYVVVDENSVVDIENPIIREKIISSLKNTLQEDLKSTSFELKVEDYFINPPLSIRVPVVFVNSSDELEVEKFRNSSYGKEYLSSLFISDKTYREVEKMSKSKYNVVNPDDIVKEYGADSLRLYEMFLGPLEQSKPWNTDGITGVHSFLKKLWRLYHTGENGTFHVTDTPPKEGMGEALKTLHKTIKKVQEDIENFSFNTSVSTFMICVNELSAQHCMNRSILEPLAVLVSPYAPHIAEELWDKLGHSESIAFAPFPKFEEKFLVESSKEYPISFNGKMRFTMELPLDLSKDDIEAAVMAHEKTQQQLQGRAPKKVIVVPGKIVNIVG; encoded by the coding sequence ATGGGTTATAATTTTAATGCGATAGAGGAAAAGTGGCAAAAATACTGGGCGGAAAACCAAACATTTAAGGCTGAGAATGATTCTGAAAAGGAAAAATTCTATGTTTTGGACATGTTTCCCTACCCATCGGGTGCCGGCCTGCATGTGGGACATCCGTTAGGCTATATAGCTAGTGACATCTATGCGCGTTATAAAAGACATAAAGGCTTTAATGTATTGCACCCGCAAGGGTACGATTCTTTTGGATTGCCTGCGGAACAATATGCGATACAAACAGGGCAACATCCTGCCATAACCACTGCCGAAAATATAAAAACGTACCGTCGTCAATTAGATCAAATCGGTTTCTCTTTTGATTGGAGTAGGGAAGTGCGTACATCCGACCCTAAATACTATAAATGGACACAATGGATTTTTATCCAATTGTTCAATTCTTGGTACAATATGGATCGGGATAAGGCCGAGGATATCAAAACCCTTGTTTCTATTTTTGAGACCGATGGCAATGTTAATGTAAATGCGGTCTGTGACGATGATATCGTTATTTTTTCCGCTGCGGATTGGAACGCTTTTTCCAACAAGCGAAAGCAAGAAATCTTATTACAGTATCGATTAACGTATTTGGCCGAAACCGAAGTGAACTGGTGCCCTGCGCTCGGAACCGTTTTGGCAAACGATGAAGTTGTAAATGGCGTTTCGGAACGTGGCGGACATCCGGTTATCCGTAAAAAAATGACGCAATGGAGTATGCGGATTACCGCCTATGCCCAACGATTGTTGGATGGTTTGGAGAACATTGATTGGCCGCAACCGCTAAAGGATTCCCAAACCAATTGGATTGGTCGCTCTCAAGGAGCCTCGGTAACCTTCAAGGTGCTCCCCCTAGCCCCCTCCGAGGGAGGAGGGACGGATTCTTCGATAATGGGAACTCTTTTGGAAAGAGCGAAAGAAATGCGTCAAAACCCTACGGAAGCGGAGGATGTACTCTGGCAAGTGCTTCGAAAAAAAGATTTTGTCCATAAGTTTAGAAGGCAGCATCCCATGTATAAATATATCGTTGATTTTGTCTGCCTAGAGAAGAATTTGATTATTGAAGTAGATGGAAAAATACACGAACATCAACTGGATGAAGATGCAGAAAGACAGCTGATTTTAGAACAAAAAAAAGGTTTTAAAGTAATCAGATTTACCAATGAAGAAGTATTAAATGATATTCACGGCGTAAAAACTAAAATCAGGGAAACATTGGACTCCCTCCCTTCGGGGGAGGGCCCGGGAGGAGACTTTTCAATCGAAGTCTTCACCACACGCCCTGACACCATCTTCGGGGTCTCTTTTATGACCTTGGCACCCGAGCATGAGTTGGTCGCAAAAATCACCACTCCTGAACAAAAAGCTGAGGTAGATGCGTACATAGAAGCTACGGCAAAACGCTCGGAGCGTGACCGTATGGCCGATGTCAAGACCATTTCGGGCGCATTTACCGGGGCTTACGCAGAGCACCCGTTCACCAAAGAACCCATTCCTATCTGGATAGGGGATTATGTGTTGGCGGGTTATGGTACCGGAGCGGTAATGTCCGTACCATGTGGGGATCAGCGTGATTATGATTTTGCGAAGCACTTTGATATTCCGATTCCCAATATTTTTGAGGGTGTTGATATTTCCAAAGAGGCATTTGCCGATAAAGGAAAAACGGTCATCGCCAATTCCGATTTCCTTAATGGATTGCCGTACAAGAAAGCGGTAAAACGGGCCATTTTTGAACTGGAAAAATTGGGTCAGGGCAAAGGAAAAATCAACTACAGGTTACGCGATGCCGTTTTTAGCAGGCAACGCTATTGGGGCGAACCTTTTCCGGTGTATTACGTGGACGGCATGCCGCAGATGATCGATGAAAAATATTTGCCTATTGAATTGCCCGAGGTAGAAAAATACTTACCTACCGAAACAGGGGAACCGCCCTTGGGCAACGCCACGGTTTGGGCTTGGGATACGCAAACGTCGTCGGTTGTGAGTTGTGAGTTGATAGACCATAAAACCATATTTCCGTTGGAATTGAATACCATGCCCGGCTGGGCGGGGAGTTCCCAATACTTTAATCGTTATATGGATCCCCATAATGACAATGAAATATTCTCGCAGGGAGCGATTGACTATTGGCAAGATGTGGACTTGTACATCGGTGGAAGCGAACATGCCACCGGGCATTTGTTATATGCCCGTTTTTGGCAGAAGTTTATGTTTGATAGAGGATATGTACCCAAAGATGAGTTTGCCAAAAAACTCATCAATCAAGGTATGATTACGGGGACCAGTGCTTTTGTTTTAAGACAACAAATAGAGATGTCTGTTACCATATTGAAAAATGACGAAAATGGAAATTTTCATAGTGCTGAAACATTAGAACTCAAGGAGTATGTAGTTGTAGATGAAAATTCTGTAGTAGATATAGAAAATCCGATAATTAGGGAAAAGATAATTTCAAGTCTTAAAAATACTTTACAAGAAGATTTAAAGTCAACTAGTTTTGAGTTGAAAGTTGAGGACTATTTTATTAATCCTCCCTTGTCAATTCGAGTTCCAGTAGTTTTCGTGAATTCATCTGATGAACTCGAAGTGGAAAAATTTAGGAATAGTTCTTATGGTAAGGAGTATCTGAGTTCATTGTTTATCAGTGATAAAACTTACAGGGAGGTCGAAAAAATGTCCAAGTCCAAGTACAATGTCGTCAACCCCGATGATATTGTAAAGGAATATGGTGCAGACAGCTTGCGTTTATATGAAATGTTCTTAGGCCCCTTAGAGCAATCCAAACCTTGGAATACAGACGGGATTACCGGAGTACATTCCTTTTTAAAGAAACTATGGCGCTTATATCATACCGGAGAAAACGGCACTTTTCATGTAACCGACACCCCTCCTAAGGAGGGGATGGGGGAGGCTTTAAAAACCCTTCACAAAACCATCAAAAAAGTACAGGAAGATATTGAAAATTTTAGTTTTAACACATCGGTCTCAACGTTTATGATTTGCGTGAACGAGCTATCGGCACAACACTGTATGAACCGATCTATTTTAGAACCGCTAGCGGTTTTGGTTTCGCCCTATGCACCACATATTGCCGAAGAACTTTGGGATAAACTCGGGCATTCGGAATCTATTGCTTTTGCGCCCTTTCCAAAATTCGAGGAGAAATTTTTGGTGGAAAGCAGTAAGGAATATCCAATATCCTTTAACGGTAAAATGCGCTTTACTATGGAACTGCCGTTGGATTTAAGCAAGGATGATATTGAAGCAGCGGTCATGGCGCATGAAAAAACCCAACAACAGTTACAGGGTAGAGCCCCTAAGAAGGTCATTGTAGTGCCTGGTAAAATCGTGAATATCGTGGGCTGA
- a CDS encoding SemiSWEET family sugar transporter: MDKIEILGLIAAALTTSSFVPQVYKAWKQKSTKDISLTMYLFFFTGIVLWLIYGIAIDSLSMIIANAITIVLSFFIIAAKLKYK; the protein is encoded by the coding sequence ATGGATAAAATAGAAATTCTTGGATTGATCGCTGCGGCTTTGACAACCTCTTCCTTTGTACCGCAGGTCTATAAAGCTTGGAAACAAAAATCCACTAAAGATATATCGCTTACGATGTATTTGTTCTTTTTTACGGGTATTGTGCTTTGGCTTATATACGGTATAGCTATCGATAGTTTGAGTATGATCATTGCCAACGCAATAACCATTGTCCTTTCTTTTTTTATCATAGCGGCGAAATTAAAATATAAATAA
- the ald gene encoding alanine dehydrogenase, with translation MKIGVPKEIKNNESRVGMTPAGVFELTKNDHTVYVQSTAGEGSGFFDSDYKKAGAIILNTIGQVYAMSEMIVKVKEPIEEEYELIQKDQVVFTYFHFASSEPLTRAMIKSKSVCIAYETVEDEDGTLPLLTPMSEVAGRMAIQQGAKYLEKPVKGRGVLLGGVPGVQPGKVLVLGAGVVGIQAAKMAAGLGAHVTIMDINMNRLRYVNDVLPPHVVTEFSNEFNIRKHIKTHDLIIGGVLLKGAKAPNLITKDMLKEMRPGTVIVDVAVDQGGCVETTRPTTHENPVYIIDDVVHYSVANMPGAVPYTSTMALTNVTLPYVLKLAHMGWEEACATDAALNKGLNITAGKVMYKEIVEAFGWEAAMA, from the coding sequence ATGAAAATTGGTGTTCCAAAGGAAATTAAAAACAACGAAAGTAGGGTAGGCATGACACCTGCTGGGGTCTTTGAACTTACGAAAAACGACCATACGGTATACGTACAGTCCACGGCGGGCGAGGGCAGCGGTTTTTTTGATTCGGATTATAAAAAAGCAGGGGCCATTATTTTAAATACCATTGGTCAAGTGTATGCCATGAGTGAAATGATCGTAAAGGTAAAAGAGCCCATAGAAGAAGAATACGAATTGATACAGAAAGATCAAGTGGTCTTCACGTACTTTCATTTTGCCTCCAGTGAGCCATTGACCAGAGCGATGATCAAAAGTAAATCGGTCTGTATCGCTTACGAAACCGTGGAGGATGAGGATGGCACGCTTCCGTTATTGACCCCAATGTCAGAAGTTGCGGGACGCATGGCCATTCAACAAGGCGCAAAGTATTTGGAGAAACCTGTAAAAGGCAGAGGCGTACTATTGGGCGGGGTACCCGGTGTACAGCCTGGAAAGGTTTTGGTGCTCGGAGCGGGAGTAGTTGGTATACAGGCTGCTAAAATGGCAGCTGGCCTAGGGGCCCATGTAACGATTATGGATATCAATATGAATCGATTGCGGTACGTAAACGATGTGTTGCCTCCGCATGTAGTTACCGAATTTTCCAATGAGTTCAATATTAGAAAACATATCAAAACCCATGATTTGATTATTGGGGGCGTATTATTAAAAGGCGCCAAAGCTCCCAACCTTATCACTAAGGACATGCTCAAAGAAATGCGACCAGGTACCGTTATCGTTGACGTTGCCGTAGATCAAGGGGGTTGTGTCGAAACGACTAGGCCTACCACACATGAAAATCCGGTCTACATCATAGACGATGTGGTGCATTACTCAGTGGCAAACATGCCGGGTGCCGTGCCATACACTTCAACAATGGCACTGACCAATGTTACCTTGCCCTACGTTTTGAAATTGGCCCATATGGGTTGGGAAGAAGCTTGTGCGACCGATGCCGCCTTAAATAAAGGATTGAACATCACAGCAGGGAAAGTGATGTACAAAGAAATCGTTGAGGCCTTTGGTTGGGAGGCCGCAATGGCTTAA